CACGTGCTCTCGATGTCCGGCGCGATCGACGTCGTCGCCGCGACGGCGGTTACCACAACGCTGGGGTAACCGCCATTAGCAGTGGAAGGCTTGGTCACTTGCTCTCTGCTTCCAGCCTCGACTTGACGTTCGCGACGGCCTCGGGGTTCTCGGTCTCGAGCTTCGCGCGCAGCGCCTCGGCAGCCTCGGGGTTCTCTTCCTCGAGCTTCTGGATGTAGGCGACGACGTCACCGACGGTGCGCAGACCGGCGAGGTCCTCGTCGGGGATCTTCACGCCGTACTTGTCCTCGGTCTGCACGGCGATCTCGACCATCGACAGCGAGTCGATGTCCAGGTCGTCGACGAACGACTTCTCCGGGGTGACCTCGGAGGGCTCGATGCCGGTGACCTCTTCGATGATCTCGGCGATACCGGCGATGATTTCTTCCTGACTGACGGCCACAGTTAGTTCCCTTCGTAATATGTTGTGTGTAAACCGATTTGACGTGCTTTCTTGGTTCTGGACGGAACCCGGCGGTTACAGGCTTGCCAGTTCGTCCAGATCTGCGGGTGACTTGACGGCACGCGTCGGAACCCCCCGAAGTTCACGTTTGGCGATGCCGGTCAGAGTGCCCGCGGGCGGGAACTCCACGATCGCCGTCACATTCTGCTCACGCAGATATGCGGTGCACAGATCCCAGCGCACCGGCCGGGTCAGCTGGGAAACCAGGGCCTGCATCGCCGCGGCGGCGCTGGCCACCGGCCGGCCGTCGAAGTTGGACAGCAGCGTGGCGGTGGGCTCGGCGGTCGCGATGCCGGCCGCGGCGGCGGCGTAGCCCTCCAGGGCGGGCGCCATGAACTCGGTGTGGAAGGCCCCGGCCACACCCAGCGCGCGCACCCGGGCCTTGGCCGGCGGATCCTCGGCGAGCTTCTCCAGGGCGGTCAACCGGCCGGCGGCCACGATCTGGCCGGCGGCGTTGCGGTTGGCCGGAACCAGGTCGAGCTGCTCGAGGCGGGTCAGCACCTCGGCCTCGTCACCGCCGAGCACGGCGGACATGCCGGTGGGCTCGGCGGCACATGCCTTGGCCATCTCGGCGCCACGGGTGGCGGCCAGCATGACCGCGTCGTCGGAGGCCAGCACCCCGGCGATGGCGTAAGCCGCGATCTCGCCGACAGAGTGACCCGCGACCACCATTTCCCGGCCGGCGAGGGCTCCGCGCCTGGTCAGCTCCTGATGGGCGAGCAGCGTGGCGGCCACGATCAGCGGTTGGGCGACGGCGGTGTCGGTGATCTCCTCCATCGACGCCGTGGTGCCCAATCGGGCCAGGTCCAGGCCACTGGCCTGGGACCATGCGGCAACCTGGTCTGCTGCGCCGGGCAGTTCCAGCCACGGCGACAGCATCCCCTCGGTCTGGGAACCCTGTCCGGGTGCAAGCAACGCAATCACGTGTCTAAGAGAACACTGTGAAGACGGTTTTGCGGGGTGTAACAGATTATGAACCTCGTCTTAGGTTTTTGTATACATCCCACAAAATAGCCTCTTAAGCTACATGTTTGAGATACGGCCGCGATCTGTCGTCTAAATCACTATCTGCCGGATACGCCGCCAATACCCCCTCTGACCGGGGAGGGAAGCGGCGGGACCGAAATGTTGGCGGCGGCGGGCGGAGTCGTGGGGTAGTTGAGCTGGCCCACCGTCGCGGCCACGCGCAGCACGTAAGCGTCGCGTGGCTGGGTGGGATCGCGCCCGGTGAAGTCGGTGATCCGCTTCAGTCGGTAGCGCACGGTGTTTGGATGAACGAACAACTTCCTGGCACAAGCCTCAATCGCACCGCCAGAATCTAAGAAAGCGTCCAAGGTTTCGACGAGTGTCGGGCCGGCGTCCGCCAGCGGCCGCATCACATCGGTGTGCAGCGCCACGATGGCCGACGCATCGCCCATCAGAGCCCGCTCAGGAAGCAGCTCGCGGGCCAGGACCGGCCGCGGCGCACCCCGCCAGCCGGCGACCGCGTTCATCCCCGAGATCGCCTCGGAGGCGCTGTGATAGGCCGCCGTCAACATCGGCGCCGTCGGGCCGATCACCACCGGGCCGTCGGAGAACGCCTCCATCAGCTCCTTGAAGAACTTGTCGGTCGGCGACAGCTGGCCCGAGACGATGGCGACCAGCCAGGTGCCGTGCACGTCGGTCAGGGCAGCCCGGCCGTGCCGGATGGCGGCGTCGCGCACGTCCTGACTGGCGCGGCTGGGGCCCGGGTCTTCGGCGCCGTCGCGGCCGGGCGCCGGGGTTCCCA
The nucleotide sequence above comes from Mycobacterium kiyosense. Encoded proteins:
- the acpM gene encoding meromycolate extension acyl carrier protein; this translates as MAVSQEEIIAGIAEIIEEVTGIEPSEVTPEKSFVDDLDIDSLSMVEIAVQTEDKYGVKIPDEDLAGLRTVGDVVAYIQKLEEENPEAAEALRAKLETENPEAVANVKSRLEAESK
- the fabD gene encoding malonyl CoA-acyl carrier protein transacylase → MIALLAPGQGSQTEGMLSPWLELPGAADQVAAWSQASGLDLARLGTTASMEEITDTAVAQPLIVAATLLAHQELTRRGALAGREMVVAGHSVGEIAAYAIAGVLASDDAVMLAATRGAEMAKACAAEPTGMSAVLGGDEAEVLTRLEQLDLVPANRNAAGQIVAAGRLTALEKLAEDPPAKARVRALGVAGAFHTEFMAPALEGYAAAAAGIATAEPTATLLSNFDGRPVASAAAAMQALVSQLTRPVRWDLCTAYLREQNVTAIVEFPPAGTLTGIAKRELRGVPTRAVKSPADLDELASL